From the genome of Clostridium sp. BNL1100, one region includes:
- the feoB gene encoding ferrous iron transport protein B, with translation MAIKVALAGNPNCGKTTMFNELTGSSQYVGNWPGVTVEKKEGKLKGYKDITIMDLPGIYSLSPYTLEEVVTRNYLLNDRPDVIINLVDASNIERNLYLTTQLVELGIPVVIALNMIDIVRKNGDKIDIQKLSSELGCIVIETSAVKGIGLKEVIEKTIDIAKNNKITIPQHSFSSDVENSLNKIEEIVVGSVSKQSSRWYAIKLFEHDEKVLEQLSLEVETLSKIEELTTACEGIMDDDSESIITNERYFYIGKVIKKCLHKKRVGMTPSDKIDQIVTNRWLALPIFAAIMFIVYFVSVSWLGTIVTDWTNDTFFGSWIQPAVGTFLSNVEAAEWLQGLVVDGIIGGVGAVLGFVPQMMILFFFLSILEDCGYMARVAFIMDRIFRKFGLSGKSFIPMLISSGCGVPGIMASRTIEQDKDRKMTIMTTTFIPCSAKLPIIALIAGAMFPDKSWWVAPSTYFLGILMVIVSGIILKKTKLFSGDPAPFVMELPQYHVPGGKGVLIHMWERGKAFIIKAGTVIFVACGLIWFLSNFSWSFKMVEEGNSILASIGNVIAPVFKPLGFGTWQASVAAVTGLAAKENVVGTFGVLFGLGEVSESDPALLASISGMFTAVSAYAFMAFNLLCAPCFAAIGAIKREMGGWKWTLIAVGYQTLLAYAVSLIIYQIGSLLTGAVSFGVGTVAALIVIAAGLWLLFSPSKKVGRQSKSVNA, from the coding sequence ATGGCAATAAAAGTCGCACTTGCAGGAAATCCGAATTGCGGAAAAACTACCATGTTTAATGAGTTAACGGGTAGCTCACAATATGTTGGAAACTGGCCCGGGGTTACAGTCGAAAAAAAAGAGGGTAAGCTGAAAGGGTATAAGGATATAACTATAATGGACTTACCCGGTATTTACTCTTTATCTCCTTATACTCTTGAGGAAGTTGTTACACGTAACTATCTTTTAAATGACAGACCTGACGTTATTATTAATCTTGTTGATGCATCGAATATTGAACGTAATCTTTATCTTACTACACAGTTGGTTGAATTAGGGATTCCAGTTGTTATTGCTTTGAACATGATTGATATCGTCCGTAAAAACGGGGACAAAATTGATATTCAAAAGCTTAGCAGTGAATTGGGCTGTATTGTTATTGAAACATCAGCTGTTAAGGGTATTGGTTTAAAAGAGGTTATCGAAAAGACAATTGATATTGCTAAGAACAACAAAATAACGATTCCTCAACATTCTTTTTCAAGTGATGTGGAGAATTCCCTTAATAAGATTGAGGAAATTGTGGTTGGTTCTGTGAGTAAACAGTCTTCCCGATGGTATGCAATTAAGCTGTTTGAACATGATGAAAAGGTTTTAGAGCAGCTTTCTCTTGAGGTTGAAACTTTATCAAAGATTGAAGAATTAACTACAGCCTGTGAAGGAATAATGGATGATGACAGTGAGAGCATTATAACTAATGAACGTTATTTCTATATCGGAAAAGTAATAAAGAAATGCTTACATAAAAAAAGAGTAGGCATGACTCCGTCGGATAAAATTGATCAGATAGTTACCAACAGATGGCTTGCGCTTCCTATTTTTGCAGCTATTATGTTTATAGTGTATTTCGTATCTGTTTCCTGGCTGGGTACGATAGTAACGGATTGGACAAATGACACGTTTTTTGGCAGTTGGATACAGCCTGCTGTAGGTACCTTCCTCTCTAATGTAGAGGCGGCAGAATGGCTTCAGGGACTGGTGGTTGATGGAATTATCGGAGGTGTCGGGGCTGTTCTGGGGTTTGTTCCTCAGATGATGATTTTATTCTTCTTCCTATCTATTTTAGAGGACTGTGGTTACATGGCCCGTGTAGCTTTTATTATGGACAGGATTTTCCGTAAATTCGGTCTTTCAGGAAAGTCATTTATTCCTATGCTTATTTCGTCGGGATGTGGTGTTCCGGGTATAATGGCCTCAAGAACCATTGAACAGGATAAAGACCGTAAAATGACTATTATGACTACAACCTTTATACCATGTAGTGCTAAGCTGCCTATTATAGCTTTAATCGCAGGGGCGATGTTTCCGGATAAATCATGGTGGGTTGCTCCGTCAACGTATTTTTTAGGTATTTTAATGGTTATTGTATCGGGGATTATTCTCAAGAAAACCAAGCTGTTTTCAGGTGATCCTGCGCCATTTGTAATGGAACTCCCACAATATCATGTTCCCGGCGGCAAGGGTGTTTTGATTCATATGTGGGAACGCGGAAAGGCATTTATTATTAAGGCCGGAACAGTAATATTTGTAGCATGCGGGCTTATATGGTTCCTATCCAACTTCAGCTGGAGTTTTAAAATGGTTGAGGAGGGAAACAGTATTCTGGCATCGATAGGTAATGTTATTGCACCGGTATTCAAGCCTTTGGGCTTTGGAACATGGCAGGCTTCCGTTGCCGCAGTAACCGGACTTGCGGCTAAGGAGAACGTTGTAGGAACCTTTGGTGTTCTATTTGGTCTGGGTGAGGTCAGTGAGAGTGATCCTGCATTGCTTGCAAGCATTTCAGGTATGTTCACTGCTGTTAGTGCTTATGCATTTATGGCGTTTAATCTTCTTTGTGCGCCGTGCTTTGCAGCGATAGGGGCTATTAAGCGTGAAATGGGCGGTTGGAAGTGGACCTTAATTGCTGTGGGTTATCAGACTCTTTTAGCATATGCCGTTTCATTAATAATTTATCAAATAGGCAGTTTGCTTACAGGGGCAGTTTCATTCGGAGTTGGTACAGTAGCCGCTTTAATTGTTATTGCAGCTGGCTTGTGGCTCTTGTTTTCGCCAAGTAAAAAGGTTGGAAGACAAAGTAAGAGCGTAAACGCCTGA
- the nadA gene encoding quinolinate synthase NadA — protein sequence MDKNLLISNINKMKREHNAVIVAHSYQVDEVQEIADVTGDSFALSQFCASSQADTIVFCGVHFMAESAKILSPEKTVLLPEINAGCPMADMVTADALKEAKKKYPDAAVVCYINSSAEVKAECDICCTSSNAVDVIRSIDKKDIIFAPDKNLGSYVAKMVPEKNIIFWEGYCITHHKIKADAVVESKKLHPDAILLVHPECQPEIQELADFVGSTKQIIDYARNSEHDKFIIGTEMGVLYQLKKENPNKTFYMMSTGLICPNMKKTSLQSVHDALAKRQYEITLDRDIIERASGSLNKMLAVGK from the coding sequence ATGGATAAAAATTTGTTGATTAGTAATATTAACAAAATGAAGAGAGAGCATAATGCAGTTATTGTTGCTCATAGCTATCAGGTTGATGAGGTGCAGGAAATAGCTGACGTTACGGGAGATTCTTTTGCTTTAAGCCAGTTTTGTGCTTCAAGTCAGGCTGATACTATAGTTTTCTGCGGAGTACATTTTATGGCGGAAAGTGCTAAAATCTTATCGCCTGAAAAGACGGTTCTATTGCCTGAAATAAACGCAGGTTGTCCTATGGCTGATATGGTTACGGCTGATGCTTTGAAAGAGGCAAAGAAAAAGTATCCTGATGCAGCTGTTGTATGTTATATAAATTCAAGTGCAGAAGTTAAGGCAGAATGCGATATTTGTTGTACTTCTTCTAATGCAGTGGATGTTATCAGGTCAATTGATAAAAAGGATATTATTTTCGCTCCTGATAAAAATCTTGGCAGTTATGTTGCGAAAATGGTGCCTGAAAAGAATATTATTTTCTGGGAGGGCTACTGTATTACACACCATAAAATCAAGGCAGATGCGGTTGTAGAGTCAAAAAAGCTCCATCCTGATGCTATTTTACTTGTACACCCGGAGTGCCAGCCAGAGATACAGGAGCTTGCAGATTTTGTGGGAAGCACAAAGCAGATTATTGACTACGCAAGAAATTCTGAACATGATAAATTTATTATCGGAACTGAGATGGGTGTTCTTTATCAGTTGAAAAAGGAAAACCCAAATAAAACTTTTTATATGATGTCCACCGGGCTGATTTGTCCGAATATGAAAAAGACATCATTACAGAGTGTTCATGACGCTTTGGCAAAAAGACAATATGAAATAACATTGGACAGAGATATTATTGAGCGTGCGTCCGGCAGTTTAAATAAAATGCTGGCGGTAGGAAAATAG
- a CDS encoding small, acid-soluble spore protein, alpha/beta type: MSRRKSVMSDALKEEIARELGVYNTVANEGWGAVSSRDCGNIVKKAIEMAERSVNH, translated from the coding sequence ATGAGTAGACGTAAAAGTGTAATGTCAGATGCCCTTAAAGAGGAAATTGCCAGAGAACTTGGAGTCTACAATACAGTTGCTAACGAAGGATGGGGAGCAGTATCTTCAAGAGATTGCGGAAACATTGTTAAGAAGGCAATTGAGATGGCTGAAAGAAGTGTCAACCATTAG
- a CDS encoding FeoB-associated Cys-rich membrane protein: MIQYLKDNIATILISAVVFGLMAWVIIYKIRQRKNGESSCGCGCSGCPESSRCHK; the protein is encoded by the coding sequence ATGATACAATATTTAAAAGATAATATTGCAACGATTTTAATATCTGCAGTGGTTTTCGGATTAATGGCCTGGGTTATAATTTATAAAATCCGACAGAGAAAAAATGGTGAATCAAGCTGTGGCTGCGGATGTTCAGGCTGTCCTGAATCCAGCAGATGCCACAAGTAG
- a CDS encoding YegS/Rv2252/BmrU family lipid kinase has translation MRNALFVYNPVSGGHKIPSELDFILSSFQDKGILAQPYRLTDTNSDYLISALQSGTYDFVAASGGDGTINFVANLLLNNGIKMPLGVIPSGTCNDFAKCLGINSFKESIDIILQGNTIMCDVGYINNSQYFLSTFAGGNFVDVSFNTNSELKKNFGPFAYYLKGISELTNIKSFDLKIAADDHIIEGKFLLFLIVNGKQAAGFPNLLNQADYTDGYMDIILVKKCSNINLASIFFKVLSKESVNDKNVIILKARKCELSSKMPLALTVDGERSELFPASIEFKQMVLEVFVPFGENK, from the coding sequence GTGAGAAACGCATTATTTGTATATAACCCTGTTTCCGGGGGACATAAGATTCCCAGTGAACTGGACTTTATTTTGTCCTCATTTCAAGACAAGGGTATTCTTGCTCAGCCATACAGGTTGACGGATACTAACAGCGATTATCTCATTAGTGCATTGCAGTCAGGAACATATGACTTTGTTGCTGCGTCCGGCGGCGATGGGACAATCAATTTTGTAGCCAACCTGCTGTTGAACAACGGTATTAAGATGCCCTTAGGAGTCATACCTTCAGGGACATGTAACGATTTTGCAAAGTGTCTTGGAATAAACTCTTTTAAAGAAAGTATAGATATAATTCTTCAGGGTAATACAATTATGTGCGATGTGGGCTACATAAACAATTCACAGTATTTTCTAAGTACATTTGCAGGAGGAAATTTTGTAGACGTTTCTTTTAATACAAACAGTGAGCTTAAAAAGAATTTTGGGCCTTTTGCTTATTACTTAAAAGGTATTTCCGAATTGACTAATATTAAAAGCTTTGATCTGAAAATTGCTGCGGATGACCATATTATTGAAGGTAAGTTTCTTTTATTCCTGATTGTTAACGGAAAACAGGCAGCCGGCTTTCCCAATCTTTTGAATCAGGCAGATTATACTGATGGGTACATGGATATTATCCTTGTTAAGAAATGTTCAAATATAAACCTTGCAAGTATCTTTTTTAAGGTATTAAGTAAGGAATCTGTCAATGACAAGAACGTAATCATTCTAAAGGCCAGAAAATGCGAACTGAGCAGTAAAATGCCACTGGCACTGACGGTGGACGGTGAACGATCAGAGCTGTTCCCGGCCAGTATTGAATTCAAGCAGATGGTTCTTGAAGTTTTTGTTCCTTTTGGAGAAAATAAATAA
- a CDS encoding metal-dependent transcriptional regulator has protein sequence MTKLQESGENYLETILILKNKNGNVRSIDIANELGYTKPSISRAMTILKNAEYITIDESTGYISLTDSGYNIAKAMYERHEILSRYLISIGVSPETAAQDACRIEHVISQETFEKIKENASNK, from the coding sequence ATGACAAAGTTACAGGAGTCAGGTGAAAATTACCTGGAAACCATATTAATTCTTAAAAATAAGAATGGTAATGTCCGTTCGATTGATATTGCTAACGAATTGGGTTATACAAAACCTAGCATAAGCCGTGCAATGACTATTCTAAAGAATGCGGAGTACATTACAATAGATGAGAGTACCGGATATATATCACTTACGGATAGCGGTTATAACATTGCTAAAGCAATGTATGAACGACATGAAATACTGTCACGCTATTTGATATCAATCGGTGTTTCCCCTGAAACTGCAGCACAGGACGCATGCAGGATAGAACATGTAATAAGTCAGGAAACCTTTGAAAAAATAAAAGAAAATGCTAGTAATAAGTAA
- a CDS encoding FeoA family protein: protein MKTLRDVKCGDTFTVIKLSGEGAVKRRIMDMGITKGTPIFVRKVAPLGDPIEVTVRGYELSLRKADAEMIIVD from the coding sequence ATGAAAACTCTCAGAGATGTAAAATGTGGGGATACCTTCACGGTTATAAAGCTTAGCGGTGAAGGGGCTGTGAAAAGAAGGATAATGGATATGGGTATTACTAAGGGAACACCTATATTCGTAAGAAAAGTTGCTCCACTGGGGGATCCAATTGAAGTAACTGTTAGAGGATATGAGTTGTCACTGAGAAAAGCAGATGCTGAAATGATTATAGTAGATTAA
- the nadC gene encoding carboxylating nicotinate-nucleotide diphosphorylase yields the protein MKLSKLYIHEIVMNALKEDMPLGDITTDNIISEGDASKAEFLAKQDAVIAGLDVAKYVFEVLDSGVCFKAFVKDGDKISKGDIIAEVSGPTRALLKGERTALNFMQRLSAIATMTNRYVNKVQGLPVKVTDTRKTTPGLRLLEKYAVNAGGGANHRFSLSDGVLIKDNHIAAAGGIRNAVERVRKSIPHTVKIEVEVESMEEVREALECKADIIMLDNMSNEQMTEAVKFIDKRALVEASGNISEETIYNVALTGVDIISIGKLTHSANSVDISMNIE from the coding sequence ATGAAACTTAGTAAACTTTATATCCATGAAATAGTTATGAATGCACTAAAGGAAGATATGCCTCTAGGTGATATTACTACAGATAATATCATTTCAGAAGGTGATGCATCCAAGGCTGAATTTCTGGCTAAGCAAGACGCTGTTATAGCCGGGCTTGATGTTGCAAAATATGTTTTTGAAGTACTGGATAGCGGTGTGTGTTTCAAAGCCTTTGTAAAGGATGGAGACAAGATATCAAAAGGAGATATTATTGCAGAAGTAAGCGGTCCTACAAGAGCTTTGTTGAAAGGTGAAAGGACTGCATTAAACTTTATGCAAAGGCTGTCTGCAATTGCTACAATGACTAACAGATATGTTAATAAAGTGCAGGGCTTACCTGTAAAGGTAACTGATACAAGAAAAACTACTCCCGGGCTGAGACTTTTGGAAAAGTATGCAGTTAATGCAGGAGGAGGAGCAAACCACAGATTTTCACTTTCTGACGGTGTTCTAATAAAGGACAACCATATTGCTGCTGCCGGAGGGATAAGAAACGCGGTTGAACGTGTAAGAAAAAGTATACCTCATACTGTAAAGATTGAAGTAGAGGTAGAATCTATGGAAGAGGTTCGTGAGGCTCTAGAGTGCAAAGCTGATATAATTATGCTTGATAATATGTCAAATGAACAGATGACGGAGGCAGTCAAGTTTATTGATAAGAGGGCTCTTGTGGAGGCTTCGGGAAATATAAGTGAAGAGACAATATACAATGTTGCGTTAACAGGAGTTGATATTATATCTATAGGCAAACTTACTCACTCTGCAAATTCTGTTGATATCAGTATGAATATTGAATAG
- a CDS encoding FeoA family protein has product MPLTMVSLGEMNSIKAIRGKDDTKKFLESLGFVVGGNVTVISEIGGNMIVNVKEARVAIDKAMANRIIV; this is encoded by the coding sequence ATGCCATTAACTATGGTTTCTTTAGGCGAAATGAATTCAATAAAGGCAATACGAGGGAAAGATGATACTAAAAAATTTTTAGAAAGCTTGGGTTTTGTAGTAGGAGGGAATGTTACCGTTATTTCCGAAATCGGTGGTAATATGATAGTGAATGTTAAGGAAGCCCGGGTTGCAATTGATAAAGCAATGGCCAACAGAATTATTGTATAA
- the nadB gene encoding L-aspartate oxidase has protein sequence MEEDSNRVDVEIIHKDVVIIGSGIAGVYTALEIPDSFQIGIITKETLDISNSVLAQGGIAVSLDEKNDSPQLHFKDTIFAGAGLNDETSVWVLVEEAAENIRTLCSLGVNFDKSGQQLSLTREGAHSVNRIIHSGDTTGKEVCDKLIEVARKKKNISIFESHFAVDLIIDEGKCRGVIVYDEISDKIKVFQSNSVVVATGGFGQIYAHTTNPEVATGDGVGMCLRAGAQAMDMEFVQFHPTVLYHPKDKSFLISEAVRGEGARLKNRNGEAFMRKYHELGELAPRDVVSRAIFKEMSLTDSKNVFLDITFKSREYLENRFPNIFKTCLDYGIDISKDFIPVAPAEHYCMGGIRTDVDGQTNIPGLYACGEVACTGIHGANRLASNSLLEGLVFGRKIARKIGVEGGHCDNSSVNSKMSYISNKDNDAALKTMKEEIQAAMTKYVGIIRNQQSLEKAAEIINDIYKKYTDLSGFSLVKLEVLNMLTVAGLVIESALERKESRGAHYRTDFDKTEDVNWRKNIVKELEKGKMASPF, from the coding sequence ATGGAAGAGGATAGTAATAGGGTTGACGTTGAGATCATACACAAGGATGTCGTAATTATTGGTAGCGGAATAGCCGGAGTATATACTGCATTGGAAATACCCGACAGTTTCCAGATTGGGATAATTACAAAGGAGACATTGGACATAAGTAATTCAGTTCTTGCACAAGGGGGAATAGCAGTATCTCTTGATGAAAAGAACGATTCACCGCAGCTGCATTTCAAAGATACTATTTTTGCCGGTGCAGGATTAAACGATGAAACAAGCGTATGGGTTCTGGTGGAAGAGGCTGCTGAAAATATTAGAACACTGTGCAGTCTGGGAGTGAACTTTGATAAAAGCGGTCAACAGCTATCCCTTACAAGAGAAGGTGCCCACAGCGTAAACAGGATTATCCACTCAGGTGATACAACTGGGAAGGAAGTCTGTGATAAACTTATTGAGGTTGCCAGAAAGAAGAAGAACATATCTATTTTCGAAAGCCACTTTGCTGTTGACCTTATTATTGATGAGGGAAAATGCAGAGGAGTTATTGTTTACGATGAAATTTCAGATAAAATAAAAGTTTTCCAGTCAAATTCTGTGGTAGTTGCAACCGGAGGTTTTGGACAGATTTATGCGCATACTACAAATCCTGAAGTTGCAACCGGGGATGGAGTAGGAATGTGTCTTAGAGCAGGTGCTCAGGCAATGGATATGGAATTCGTACAATTCCATCCTACAGTACTGTACCACCCAAAGGACAAAAGCTTTTTAATATCCGAGGCAGTCAGGGGAGAAGGTGCTCGACTTAAAAATCGCAATGGTGAAGCTTTTATGAGGAAATATCATGAGTTAGGTGAGCTTGCACCTAGAGATGTTGTTTCTAGAGCAATTTTCAAGGAGATGTCTCTCACTGATTCTAAAAACGTTTTTCTGGATATTACTTTTAAAAGTAGAGAATATCTCGAAAACAGATTTCCTAATATTTTCAAGACATGTCTTGATTACGGAATTGATATATCCAAGGATTTTATTCCGGTTGCTCCGGCAGAGCACTATTGTATGGGTGGCATCAGAACAGATGTTGACGGGCAGACCAATATTCCCGGCTTATATGCATGCGGAGAAGTAGCTTGTACGGGGATTCACGGAGCAAACAGGCTGGCAAGCAATTCTTTGCTGGAAGGACTGGTTTTCGGAAGGAAAATCGCCAGGAAAATCGGGGTAGAAGGTGGACATTGTGATAATTCATCCGTAAATTCAAAGATGAGTTATATTTCAAACAAAGATAACGATGCAGCACTCAAAACTATGAAAGAAGAGATACAGGCTGCTATGACAAAGTATGTTGGTATAATCAGAAATCAACAAAGTCTTGAAAAAGCTGCTGAAATTATTAATGATATTTATAAGAAGTATACCGATTTGTCAGGATTCAGTCTTGTGAAGCTGGAAGTATTGAATATGCTAACAGTAGCAGGCCTCGTTATAGAATCTGCTCTTGAGAGAAAAGAGAGTAGAGGTGCACATTATAGAACAGATTTTGACAAGACTGAAGATGTGAATTGGAGAAAAAACATTGTTAAAGAATTGGAGAAGGGCAAGATGGCTTCACCATTTTAA